CTCTCGCGCGAGTTGCGCTGGATGGAGCCATACGCCCGTGACCTCCCCGGCAGTGCGCCGCTCATCTCCGAGCTCGTGCTGTTGATGCACCAGGCCGAGGACGAACTTGACCCGCGCCTGCGGAAGGAGCTGCGCATGGGGTCGATGATGCGTGCGCATTTCAGCCTCGACCTCCGCTCCGCACCGCGCCCGTCGCTGCGCGAAATGCTGGAAGAGAAGGCGAAGCCCTGACGTGCTCCGGGGGAAGCGGGGCGTCGCCAGCCATTCGGCCTGGCACGCCCCGTTACACCCCATCACGTCGCGTGACATGACGTTGAGGCATGGTATGAGGTAAGTGGATGCGCCACAACAAGTTACGTGGCCGCCCACTCGCGCACGTTCCCTCCAGTATGGCGGGCAACACCACCCAACCCAACCCGCCATGAGACTCCGCAATCCACTGCTCGCCGCGCTCCTCCTCGCCGTCGGCGCCTGCTCCACCGACGTCACCGCCCCCGCCCCCGCGGCCCGCCCGCTGCCGACCGAGGTCAACCACCTCTTCAACGTCGGCGAAGGCTCCTACCGACTGCTCGCCGACTACTATGTCGGCCCCAACCACGTCCCAGACTAGGAGCTGGGCGCGGCACTCCTCAATGGGCAGGAATACCAGGGCTCGGTCTACATCCGCGTCTCGATCCCGCCCGTCCTCGTCCCCGGCCCAACGTCGAGCCTCCCCTGCATCACCAGCTCGATCCTCAAGATCGAGACCCGACCCGGCTGGAGCGCCGCGGTACGCAAGGCGGGCGGTTGCGGCAAGGACATCGAGGTGCAGTTCTCCAACGCGCAAAGGCAGCGCGCGACGTTCAAGTACACCTTCACCTGAGGGGCTGACGAAGGTGGACCACGGGGCCGTGAAGTAAGCCGCCGTCAGGGCGTGAGCGAGACGAGGTCGTGGGAGATCGTCATTCCTGGAAGGACACTTCATGGTGCACTTGTCCTTCCGGGAAGGACAGTCTTCGCCGGGGGCAGTGTTTGATGGTGTCGGCCCCCGCAGTCAAGGAGTTGTCGAGCGAGCGTCTTGCAGAATAGAAATCGATTTCTATTCTGCACGCTCAGGCAGTCGGGGGCCAATGGACAGCCGGTCCCTGGGGCCATCCCGGGCCGCGCGACCGGTGAGCCCAGGCGCGACCCACCGAACCGTTCCTGCGCGTCGGGTGTAGACTCCACCGGTCCCTGCCGGTGGCGACTTCGTGACCCAACCCCGACGCGCAGCTACACCAATGATCCGGGTCGCCCTCGCCGCCTGCCTGCTGGCATTCGGTCTTTGGGCGCGAGCTGCGGACGCGCAGGTCACCACCTCGGTCTCCGGTACGGTCTACGACAGCGTCGGCCAACGCCGGCTCGAGGGCGCCACGGTCCAGATCGCCCGGTCGGACCGCCCCGCGGTCGCACGCTCCTTCCGCACCGGCGCTGACGGCAACTTCCGGTTCGATACCCTCGACGCGGGCACCTGGTTACTCGGCTTCTTCCACCCGGTCCTCGATTCGCTGGGCCTGGTGTCGCCGATGCTCCGCGTCTCAATCAGCGATACGACGGCCGTACGCGCGATGCTCGCGGTGCCATCGCCGCGGACGATCGTGCGGGCGAGTTGCGGGACCGACTCGACCCGCGGGTACTGGCAGGGCCGCGTGCGCTACGCGGTTACGGGTGCCCCGGTCGACTCCGCGCTGGTCGTCGCTCAATGGAGCGTGATCGTCACCACGGGCGGCACCATCTCGCGACAAACCCCAGGGGTCACGACGCTGACCGATGCGGACGGACGGTTTGGGCTCTGTCAACTCCCGAGCGACGAGATGGTCGTGATGCGCGCGTGGAAGGGGGGTGACTCGACCGGGACCTCGATGTTCACCCTGCCCAACAACGGCCTGCTGGTGCGCGACCTGTTCGTCGCCCCGACGGAACTCGCGCAGCGCACGGTCCCAGATGAATCGAGCGATCGGCGGCGCGACTCGGTGGTCGTCCCGGTGCTTGTCGGTGGCGCCCGGGTACAGGGACGTCACCCGCCCTGATGGCCGCCCGCTCCGCGGGGCACGGGTCCGCCTGGCCGACGCTGGTGCGGAAGCGACGACGAACCAGGATGGATACTATGCCCTCGACTCGTTGCCGTTAGGCACGCGCTTGCTCGACGCACGGGCCATTGGATACTTGCCGGTCACGCGGATGGTCGACCTGTTGCCGACGACGCCGATGTCGCTCGACGTGGTGCTGGAGTCGCGGCAGACGTTCCTGGACACCGTGAAGGTGGTGGGCGATCGTCTCTACGACTCGCCGCAGTATCGGGACTTCCTGCAGCGCAAGCGGAGCGGATTCGGCTACTACGCCGATGAGCAGGACCTCGAGCGCTACGACCCGTTGTACTTGAGTGACATCGTGCGGCGGTATCCGGGCATCACGGTCCGCGGGACCGCGGGCAACTCGCAGATCTACATGCGGAGCCCGTTCATGCAGGGGGGCGGCATGTGCCAGCCGGTGATCTTCCTCGACGGGATGATGTTGGCGGCAGTGCAGGGGTTCTCGCCGGACTTCTTTGTTCCCGCGCAGGACATCCGCGGTGTTGAGGTGTACACGCGCGCGTCGGGCATGCCGTCGCAATTCCAGACGCTCAGCGGCTGCGGATCGATCGTGGTCTGGACGGGTCGGCGCCGGTTGACGCTCCCGCCCTGAACGAACGCGTGAGCTTGCGACCCCAAGTTGTGATCATCACCCGACCAACAGGCCAGGCACCGCGGCTCGCACGGGGACGTCGGCTGCTTGCCGACAGGCTCGCCTTCGCGCGACACTGAGAAACAGGGACGGATCGGAGCGTTCCTGCGGGGGAGGGTGCGAATTCCGCCCAACCCCAGATCCATGACCCCGCGCTGTGTCCGGTCCGCCACCATTGCCCTGCTCGCAGTAGTCGCCGCATGCGGAGGGCCAGCCGGGCCCAGCGTGCCGCCGCCGCCCACCCAGGCTACGGTCACCTCGGTGCAGGTCGCTCCGGCAGCGCTGCAGCTGGTCGAGGGAACGACCGGCGTGCTGGTCGCGACGGCGCGC
The nucleotide sequence above comes from Gemmatimonadota bacterium. Encoded proteins:
- a CDS encoding carboxypeptidase regulatory-like domain-containing protein, with protein sequence MIRVALAACLLAFGLWARAADAQVTTSVSGTVYDSVGQRRLEGATVQIARSDRPAVARSFRTGADGNFRFDTLDAGTWLLGFFHPVLDSLGLVSPMLRVSISDTTAVRAMLAVPSPRTIVRASCGTDSTRGYWQGRVRYAVTGAPVDSALVVAQWSVIVTTGGTISRQTPGVTTLTDADGRFGLCQLPSDEMVVMRAWKGGDSTGTSMFTLPNNGLLVRDLFVAPTELAQRTVPDESSDRRRDSVVVPVLVGGARVQGRHPP
- a CDS encoding carboxypeptidase regulatory-like domain-containing protein; the encoded protein is MAPGYRDVTRPDGRPLRGARVRLADAGAEATTNQDGYYALDSLPLGTRLLDARAIGYLPVTRMVDLLPTTPMSLDVVLESRQTFLDTVKVVGDRLYDSPQYRDFLQRKRSGFGYYADEQDLERYDPLYLSDIVRRYPGITVRGTAGNSQIYMRSPFMQGGGMCQPVIFLDGMMLAAVQGFSPDFFVPAQDIRGVEVYTRASGMPSQFQTLSGCGSIVVWTGRRRLTLPP